The genomic region cttgcccatgatcacagagcTAGCATGATTCAGAGGcaaaaattgaactcaggtctttctacaTTCTATCCATCCTAATAGCTAGCTAGcatgcacacagtaagtgcttaataaatgcttgctgactgatagCGCTCACCACACAGTGATACAACAGCAGATCTGGCCAGCTGAGAGGTTGGATAGCTAAATCACCTTTATTCACAATCAGGGTGACCCAGAGGACACAATGGAGGTGGCATCTAACAGAGCACAGCAtcagaaagaaatggaatagaACATGGTAggtgccttctcttcctccttcttctcattCCTCCTTTATTCCCTGCACCCTATGAGAATATGACCCCAGACCAGAACAGAGCCAATTGAACCCTGTCCCCACCTCCCTAAAGATGCCCTAATTTGAAATCTCAAAGGGGTCACCCAAGGGAGTCCTTGCCTCCAGAAGGCCTGGAGAAAGGATTTTCCTCACCACACCCCCCATCTctacccctaccccacccccaccaatcaGAATCTTAGAATTAAGCTCAATATaacttcagaactggaaggaattttagaaaccatctagtacaaccctcGTGATTGAGAGAAAATTGACATACACAGAGAAAAAGTGGTTTGCTTAGGCTCACACAGGAGTTAGTgcgagggaaaggaagagaatccaggtcttctggtcCAGTGCTCTTTGCACTGAAAGGTGACACTTCCCCTCAGGCTCTCCTGTGATTAGCAGCAGAGGTTGATCATGATTGGATATGGGCAGATAGGGTAGCAGCAAAGGGTCAAACAAAAGCAATTACTAACCCTAAAGGGTGGGAGAGACTCACCCCAGTGAACCTAGAGAAGACCCAGCCCTACTCAGTACCTTCATACCCCCTAATATCCCTGAGATCCTGAAGCCCAGTCAGTGTTAGGGATGGGCTTTGGGTGAGATGATTGTGGCTTGAGACAAGGGCTAAAGACACCACTTTCCCCAGGCCCCTTGGCAACGCATCCCAAATCACAGACATTCTCCCAAAAGAGAGCTCTGGACCTCTAACCCTTGGAGGAAAAACGGAGGCTGGGCAGACATCAAAACCCTTTAAGCATCTCTACTTCCTCTCAGTTGGAAACCCATTTCATTGAGGTCCAGGACTCTTTTTTGGCCTTCCACTGGGACAGGGGAGAAGAGGATAAAGAGGAAAAGTCTCTTACCCCAGGTACCTTACTCCTAGCTCAGATTAGAGGTCAACAAACAAGTTTTCCCAAACAAAACCTGCTTTCTCTGCCTCTGGGTTTTCTCTACCAGTCTCAGAAtcataaagaactggaaaagatctcagagatcatcctgtccacccctctcattttacagctgaagaaagtgagacccagagaggttaagtaaccaaGGCTGCACAGATAGTAGCAGAATTggagcttgaactcaggtcctttgattcaAAATCCAGCACCGAACTGCCTCCTGGGGCTCTAGAACACCTGAAAGCCCCTCTGGGAAATGGGAGGGAATTGTCTAGGAGGAGGCTTTCAATCCTCCTTTCCTGGAGGCTAAGGAAACATTTGGCTGGGTTTGGATGGGAGAGAGGCTGACTGAGCCTGAGTGGGTTGAGCCCAGTGGGGAGCATCTGGGACGAAGCTGTCTTTGTCACCCAACTGCCCCCTTCCTGGCACATGTCATGGGCCTAAGGCTAGTTCTCCAGGTCATGAGGCAGGGAAGGGATAGGTTGGGGAATAGCAATTCCACCTAGgggaaatcaataaattaattaaaaataaataaggcaaGAGAGGGGTTACAGGCCAGGGTGGAGATATGGCCGAAGTTGGAAGTGACCACTGGGCAGGAAGGGCCTATGTTGGGGAGAGTGTGAGTCACAAACACTCTTCTCCTCATAGGTCCCCTATAGCTTCCATGATGAACTGCCCCCCTGGCACTGAGATGACGGGCTGGGAAGAGGATGCCtgagggagtggggggtggggggagccccTGTTTGGGGGGCTAGGATGATGGCAGGGTGAGATGATCTGTGCCTTAGGAGGCCAATTGCAAAGCAAGACCTCTCCCCATGGTCACAAGGACCTGGGAGAAGTCAGGAGTCACTAAAACCCACTTCTCAAAAGTCAAAAGGAGGTGGTATCCAGTCTGGGTGGGTCCCTCTGGAGTCATTCCTCACCGTagtcaattcacaattccacacATACCTGAGGGACAGCCTGAGATGTGAGTTTTatcataaaggaagagaaagttcaGGAGGCAGATATCTTCTGTTCCTGTAGGTCATAGGATCAgaaatctaaagctggaaggaaccctgaAGGCTaactccctccttttatagatgagtgaactgaggccaaaaaaaggttaagtgacatgccccgAGTCATACAACTAGGGACtgtgagggaggatttgaactcaggtcttccttactccatccTTCAcattctatgcactgcaccacccagttgcCCTCTAGCTGGTGGTGAAGCAGAGGAAAATGGACTGGGCAGCTCCCTTCCAAAGAGCTCCAAATCCTTCAGTCAAACACTGACAGTCtgtgagaagaaagagagagacaggatgagagacagagagaagagaggaagggagagagaagaggtggcaagagaggaaaaagccagtgcagagataagagaggaaataaaatctgaaacagagagaagagaagcttTTCCTTAAGGGGTCAGACTGGTCAGGTGCACTATGAGGCGGGAGGAGCTGGCTCCCATTACACTCCTCCCCAGAGTCCTGGTCAGACATGGCTTGTGAGGGTGGGAGCAAGGAGAGAGATTCCTGGTTTCTCCAAACCCTGGAtttgccctgccccccccttcTCTAGAACCACCAGATGGGCCCAAGCTTTCGCTGAGTCAGGGCATCCCCAGACAAATTAAGGTCCAAAGCACAGGCCTGTCTTCTCATGGATTCCAGAGATAATAGCCAATGAGGTCGCATGGAGGGGCTACCCTTCTACCCCACATGCCCTAAAGCCCCCGGGGAgcctttgctttgctttttttaatggaggaagggaaaacaAGTTTCCAAAACAGAGAGGAAAGGGGTCCCTGTTTGCTAGCCCTCTGCTGGGGATGGAGTTGATCTCCTGATGGCTAGAGTCCCACCgtgggcagggtgggggtgggggagcagtggGAGCAGCACCAGATCTAGGTGCTCCTGTAGGTCTTAATGATGTCCTTGATGACTCGACGACAGATGGGGCAGCAAGCGTGGACGGTCTTCTTCAGGCGGAGGCCACAGGAGTAGCACAGGCACATGTGACCGCAGGTGTAGATGACCGTGTCCACTGTGTTCTCATAACAGATGGTGCACTCATCACTCCAcggccctggccctggccctggcccgGGGCCTGGTGACAGAGGTGACTCAGGCAGGCTTACAGGCGAGTTGGGGGCTGTGCctggtggggaggtgggaggcaaAGGGAGGCAACTGTAAGAGGAAGGGGCTGTGGGAGGGGTCTGGGCAATCTTGGCTCACTCCACTGATGAGCTACTGCGGGCCTTTGAGAGGGATACCAAACCTTTCTGAGCCAAAGTTTAtctctctgtgaaatgagaggaaataataaacagagtgTCTGGGAAGTTTTCATGAGCAGATGACCTGTCGCTGACAACAGTCTGAAAGCAATGCTGAATAAATGTCGTGACACAGGATTCCATACAGTCAGAAGGAAACTTGGATATCAGCTAGCCAAgaccctcatcttacagatggggaaatggaggcctaTAGAGGTGAgtgaccttgcccagggtcacacagagccaATATTTAATCCTAGGCCTTGAATTCAGTGCTCTTTACAACATGTGACACTGGTTTCCCGAAGGGAAGTCCAGATTAAGGACACAGGGGAGATATCTTTGGGTCTATTTCAACAGACCCCCCTTTTCCTCTGCTCCAGAAGGGGCTACATGGAGAGAGTAATAGGGATGATTGATGAGTAGGGAATAAAGAGAAAGGACTCACCGCTGAGGGAACTGCCCAGGGGTCCAGAGCTACATGCACTCAGCAGAGGGTCGGAGAGCCGGCTGCACAGACCAGTGGGAGAAGTGGGTGAAGATGCCGGGGAGCTCGGGAGAGATGGGACACCTCGCTCAGCCAGGATGGTGGAGCCTACGAGAcagtgagagggaaagaaggagagagggccGCACATGGTCACTTCCTCCTCTGCCCCGGCCACCAACCCCACTCGCCAGAGATGATTAGAGGTGATGAGGAAACAGGAGCCTGGGTCCCTCCTGAGTGGGGCTTTCGGCACATCCTTCATATAATGCTGGAAGCAGCAGTTCTAAAGAATCTCTGTTGTCTACATCACTCCCTTACTCAGAAACTTTCCATGGTTCCCAAAGGCTTACATGATGAAGTCTAAACGTCTCAGCCCACAGCATAGATTTCCCTTTATATAATTGTGTTCCTGGGGAATTGTGAATAAAAGCAATCTTTGTAAATCGAGCCCTGTTTCCTGAGTGGTGGGTGGCTACCTCCCAATCAAGGTCTATCTCTGTCCCTGGTGGCTCTTCAGTGGGTAGGATGTCTTCATTCCGTGCCTGGTACCCATGGCTGCTAATTAAGGATCTGTAAACAGATGCTGCTTTGCAAAAAAGAAGGTGGCCTTTTGTAGAGCCAAACATTCTTCTAGAGTGTGAACAGCTACCTGCAGTGGGGCTCCTGGATCTCTGGGTGATGCACTTTCTCTGCTGGGTCCTGAGGACAGCAGTCCCTATACATCTCCTGCCATAGAATTCCCtggccaaggacagagccttggagtcTAGCTTAGGAAGCCCCTTCCCTTCTTCAATACCCACCTTAAGCCCGCTCTCCTCTGCAATTTAAAAGaaacttcctcccttcctttttcccctaaGCTACCTTCTCTTTCCCTATCCCCCACCCCTACTCTTCCCTGCTAGGCAGGCTCCCACTCCTTAGAGCAGCAATTGGGACCCCTAGGAAGTGCTATTAATAGCCAGAAAAGAAGATAACTTGTAGTAACATAATATCCTTCCTTAAAGGCCCAATAAATGTCTCAGCAGGATAGCTCATTTATTTTGACAATCTCCCTGGGAGATAGATGGTTAGGAGGTATGAAGGAAGGGAAACATtttggcccagagaggttgagtgatttgtctgaggccacacagcAAAGACCTCTTTCTAGTCGATGGAAACATTATAGAGCCACAGCAGGGCCACGGTGATTTGGGGAGGGATCTCTCCAACACACTGGAAAAGCAAAGATTGTGAGTGTTGGGAAACATGTTCATGGGGCCTCCATTCTCCATGCTACGTGCATCCCTCCTTCCTGCTGTGGAGACTTCTCTTTCAAGTCTCTGGTAGGGGACTGGGGGCAGAAAAGTGAGCACCTGACCTCAGGCTGATTTCTTATTGGCCCAACCTGATGCCAATTTATCTCAATTTGTTTTCGTCTCCTCCCATCTGAATTTCTTTCTCAAGATCCTCTTGGCCAGTTCTAATGTGCACAGCTGCTGCTTTTAGCCAATCCAAATGACTGCCTGCCTCATCTCCTTTATCCCTCTCTACACAGAGAACAAAGGGCAGAAGACGCCTACAGTAAACCTGGACCAGGATCAGGCCCTACAGTAGCCAACCCAGGAATGAGGAACAGGGCGCCTTCAATTCCATTCTCTGATTGGATAGTCACAGCAGGCACCACTTTGTAcccatggagaaactgaggcaccctTAATAATCTGATTGCAGTGGCTCCCCCTGCCAAGAAACCAGTTCCATGACTGTCACTACATATTaggaggaggggaagtgggagCCCCTTCTCTATCTAAAATTATCCCAGTTTCTCAGGCACCCTCTGTTCTTATCCGACCTGAAAGTCTCACCACATGAAACACTAAAGGTTAAACGACAAAGGGAGGCCCCCTGTGAATAGGCCCCATGTTCCCTCCACCAGACCATGAACTCCCCAAGACAAGGCCCAGGCCCGCCAGCCTTGCCTTTCCCGCAGGAAGGCCAGGCCCAGAGTAGAGTAAGCCCAGAATAGATGTTTGGGAAAGCCTTGTTTcttcaggccaaaaaaaaaaaattgagacaaaaATATGACCTCCCTTAGCTTTAATCTTATGAGTtcaattcattaagcatttaattAGTGCCTACCATATTCACCAGGCAGGGGGCTTAGGGGCTGGGgcacacagacaaaaaataaacacCCCACtgtcaaggggctcacattcatCCTAATCCTTCCAGGGTAAAAAgtcctaatcttttttttcttgaactcATCCAACTACCcctcacaagcatttattactcaCACTCACATGCAGAATGACACACCCCCaactgcacacacacactcacaggcATTCTCAGAAGACATTTCCAGAAGACTCAGACTGGGTGGTCCACTTTCCCATACACACATAAACCTGGCCACACATActtgtgtgcatacacacacagtcAAAGCGATCTGGGAGGCAGTCGGGGAGAGTGGAAATATACCTTGACAGAGACCCTGCCACTGGctcactgggtgaccttgggtgagtcataaCCTTTCAAGGCTTCccctttccttatctgcaaaatcgGGAAGTTGGCCTATCTCATCCCGAtggtccctccctgctctgacagtCTGTGAACAAATAACTTCCCTTTTTATAGACCTCCAAGGTTTAGAAAGTGCTTTTCTTCACAACCACCCCGTGCAGTAAGAAGTACAAGGATTGTTATTCCTATTTTCCCAGAGGAGGAAAGTCAGGCTCAGGAAGGCTGAGTCTCTGAGGTCCATGGTCACACTGGTCAGTTAGGTATCGGAACCAGGATTTGGACACAGGTCTTCCACGTCCAGGACTAGTACTATTTCCACTATGTCATATTTTTGCATAGAAGGCATAGAAGAGGAGGCAGGGGACAGTAAGGCATCCAAGACAAGCTCTCAcctctttctaattttcccatagCCGACAGACACCTGTCATCACTCTATAGGTATGGGTTTACAAGACCATCAGTTAGGAGGCTGTTTCCTATTCCTGTAACTCAGGCTAGCTGCCAACTCGTGTGCATGGCGGATCTGCCCTATGGCCTCATGGTCCAGATGGCCAGTCTTCCCCAAAGCAGAGTAAAGTAAGTCACAGATTATATACAAACAGGAAAATCTTTTGGGAAAAGGGTGGGACCTACCAAGGACGCGGATCTGTGTGATGGCCCCATGCAGATTGAAGAGCATCCAGAGGGGCTGGGAGACGTCTACACAGAGCTGCATGCCAGCGGCTGCCCCATTGTGGCTCAAGTGCAGCTCCCCATCAGCAGTCACCATAAAGCCCAGGATGTCACCACTGTGGAGGGGCCCTGGGACCCGGCACACGGCCCAGAACTCCTTCCTGTCCACCAAGGCCTCTGGGTTATAGGGGAGGTCACTGGGACGGAGTGTCCCAGGATCACAGGTTGTGACACCGTAGGACAGGGTTCCAGGGCGGGAGGTGTTGGATTTGTTGACCTTGACGAAGATGGTCTCCCCCACACGCAGCGGCCGACTGGTGAAGACCAGTGTCCGCTCCTCACGGGCGTGCTCCAGCCGGGCCACAGTCTGCTCGTCCAGGATCTTGATGTGAGCGCCGCGCAGCTGGTGGAAGCGAAGGTCACTCTCTAGCTGTGGGGGCAACAAGTGGCAGTTCTGAGAGTTGAGGGAGTTCTGTGGGATGGAGCAGGCCGACGCCGCTACAGCCGCCGCCTGGAAACCCCCGTCCTGCACGTTGAGGTCGCAGAGGCTGACGGAGAGGCGCGTATCCTCAGGGTCTCTCCGCAGGGAGGGCCTTCGGATGGCAGTGAAGGAACGGGGACGGAGGCAGTCTGGGGGGACAATCTCGCTCTCTTTAGGGAGCCAGGGAAGGAGGGGGATAAAAgacaaggagagaggaagggaaaagagaaaagagaagagacaaatCAGACAAGCTTATCCCCATCACAAATTGCTCCAGCAGGTCAGGGCCAAAAGCTGCCACATACAGGTTCCCCCTTGGCCAACGGTGGAGGGTTAGAGGGTGGCCAAAGGACCATGGAGCCAAGGGTGGGCTCAGAGGTGCAGGCCCTAGCTCTGGGGCTAGAAAGATGGAAGTGAGAGGCTTTAGAGCCAGGGGGGTGCTGCCTTCTCCCAGTAACAAACACACAAGCTCAGTGAAGTTAGGGATTGTTCTTTCCCTACAACCAGGGACTAATGAGACTTTAGAACCCATCCCATAACTAAATACCCCACGCCTTACTTCTCTCCCCATgaattgttgttcatttgttcagtgGTATCTGACTCTTCCCCCTGGACCATAGCATGTCAGACCCATCTACCCTCCaccatctcccaaagtctgtccagcTCCTATATTTATCCTTCCAATGagcagtctgaattaatttctcccTATGAGCATTTGTTTCCAAGGTAAAATCTATTTGCAGATTTCCAGggaactaaagaa from Trichosurus vulpecula isolate mTriVul1 chromosome 8, mTriVul1.pri, whole genome shotgun sequence harbors:
- the NEURL1 gene encoding E3 ubiquitin-protein ligase NEURL1; amino-acid sequence: MGNSFSSIPALPRGSPNRGPRVHRQHLQGKAELWRGGGGTVHGGLGEDPGGEGRDCARRWGLGTARGGEGRTVGKWELKGQGLIAEMIHSLADSIGGPFPASSHRCHHKQKHCPPTPPGGSLPATPLLFHPHTKGSQILMDLSHKAVKRQASFCNAITFSNRPVLIYEQVRLKITKKQCCWSGALRLGFTCKDPSRINPDTLPKYACPDLVSQSGFWAKALPEEYANEGNIIAFWVDKKGRVFYRVNDSAAMLFFSGVRTADPLWALVDVYGLTRGVQLLESEIVPPDCLRPRSFTAIRRPSLRRDPEDTRLSVSLCDLNVQDGGFQAAAVAASACSIPQNSLNSQNCHLLPPQLESDLRFHQLRGAHIKILDEQTVARLEHAREERTLVFTSRPLRVGETIFVKVNKSNTSRPGTLSYGVTTCDPGTLRPSDLPYNPEALVDRKEFWAVCRVPGPLHSGDILGFMVTADGELHLSHNGAAAGMQLCVDVSQPLWMLFNLHGAITQIRVLGSTILAERGVPSLPSSPASSPTSPTGLCSRLSDPLLSACSSGPLGSSLSGTAPNSPVSLPESPLSPGPGPGPGPGPWSDECTICYENTVDTVIYTCGHMCLCYSCGLRLKKTVHACCPICRRVIKDIIKTYRST